Sequence from the Pontibacter pudoricolor genome:
TTCAGCCAGGGCGCTATCATGAGTTATACGATAGGCTTAACCCAACCAGAGTTAGTTGCAGGCGTACTGGCTTTTAGCGGAAGAATTTTGCAGGAGATCAGACCACTTGTTGCAGAAAAAGCTTTGTTAAAAGATCTGAGAGTATTTATAGCACATGGCACCCAGGATGGTACCTTGCCGGTTCATTACGCCCGCGAAGCTAAAACCTATCTGGAAGATTTAGGCATCAAACCAAGTTACCACGAATTTAATGCCGGGCACCAGATTACAGGTGAAGTTTTAACGGCTGTTTCTGATTGGTTGAAAATATAAAGATGGAGGCAACGAATTAAGTTGCCTTCTCTAACGCTTTTTTAACTGCTGGCGCTACCACGGTGCCCAATAACTCTATCGCACGCAATACACTGGCATGCGGCAATGTACCAACACTCATATGCAGCAGAAAACGGGTATTTCCGAACAATTCATGGTTGTATAAGATCTTATCAATAACCTGCTGCGGACTACCGACAAACAAAGATCCTTCCGGACTACGCATCAACTCATAGTGTTCCCGGTTCATAGGAGACCAGCCGCGCTCGCGTCCGAGTTTGCTCATTACATACGCATAAGGCCCATAGTATTCTTCAGCGGCTTTCTGCGAATCATCTCCGATAAACCCATGAGAATTGATGGCCAGTTGGAGTTTTGAAGGATCGTGACCGGCTTTTTTATACGTCTCTTTGTATAGGTTTGTAAAAGGAACAAAACGTGCAGGCTCCCCGCCAATGATAGCTAATGCCATAGGCAAACCATACGTCGCCGCCCGTACCACAGACTGCGGTGTGCCGCCAACCGCTACCCAGATCGGGAGTTCTTTCTGATAAGGTCTTGGGTATACGCCCCGGTTATCAATAGAAGGCCGGTGTTTGCCTTCCCAGGTTATTTTCTCGCTTTTATTCAGTTGTATCAGCAGCTCCAGTTTTTCAGAGAACAGGGTGTCATAATCTTTCAGGTCGTTTCCGAAAAGCGGAAAAGATTCAATAAAGGAACCGCGACCCGCCATAATTTCAGCTCTGCCTTTCGACAGGAGATCCACATGTGCAAAGTCCTGGAAAACACGAACCGGATCGTCTGAACTGAGCACCGTTACACCACTGGATAACTTTATAGTTTTAGTTTTTACGGCCGCTGCCGCTAATACTACCGCCGGAGACGACACTATATAATCAGGGCGATGATGCTCACCAACTGCAAAAACATCCAAACCTACCTGGTCTGCCAGCTCTATTTCTTCCATCAGGTTACTCATGCGCTCGTACGGGCTCAGCAACTTGCCAGTAGTAGGGTCCGGTGTGTTTTCGACGAAGGTGGTTATGCCAAATTCCATATTATCTCTAAGGGTTTTCTCTAGACTGATTTAATTATAAACTACCCAATGTAAGAATAGTTTTAGCAGCCGTAGCTGTGATCTGAATGGTTTTGATCTACTGTAAAATTCATTAATAAAAAACACTAACCAAAGTTGAAGTACATGCAACGTCTGCATGGTTCGTGTGTCTTTAAGACATAACACCTTAAACATACATAGCACCTAATTCATGAACTATGAAAAAAAGATTACTTCTTTTGCTGGGAATTCTATGCCTTTTCATCAGCACTTCCACAGTCGGTTTAGCACAGGTTACGACTGCAGGCACCGGCAAAATTTCCGGTGTGCTCATGGACTCCCTGACAACAAAGCCGGTAGAGTTTGCTACTATAGCTTTACTTCACAGTGGCTCCACGCAATCGGTGGATGTGAAGCTGACAGACGGGCAGGGCCGTTTTGCTTTCGTTGGCCTGAAAACAGGTAGTTACGACCTGGTCATCAGTTTTATAGGTTATAAGACCAAAACTATAAAGCAGGTAACTATAACCGAACAGAAACCGGAAGTTACCTTGCCGAAGATCAGCTTCAGCCCGGCTGTTACGCAACTGAAAGAAGTAAATGTACAGGCTCTTCGACCAACTATAACCCAGGAAGCGGATAAAATGGTGGTAAGTATAGAGGGCACTGCTTTGGCTGCAGGCAAGTCGGCTTACGATGTGCTGGCAACTTCGCCGGGTGTATTTATAGACCAGGAAGGCAATATTCAGCTAAACGGCAGGGCAGGAGCAACTGTGATGATAGATGGAAAACTGACCTACCTTTCTGCCCGCGACCTACGCTCGATGCTGGAATCCATGGCGGCAGAAAATATCAAAAACATCGAGATCATCACCAACCCATCTGCCCGGTACGACGCGGAAGGCACATCCGGAATACTGAACATAAACCTGAAGAAGAACACTTTATTGGGGGTTAACGGAAGCGCATCCGCAGGAGCGAACTATAACGGAAAGCAGCTTGGCTATAGTACATCAGCAATGGTAAACTATAAAGCCGGCCAGTGGAATTCTTTTCTGAACCTGGATTTGGCGCGACGTGTGTTTGGCCGTGATGCCACCTTTACAAGGGTGTTTAAAGGAAAAGAAAATACTACCTATTTTGACCAGGTTGCCGAAGGAAACGGAATTGTGCAGGGGCCGCCGTTTGTAAGGTTAGGAACTGACTATAGTCTGAACGAGAAGCACTCGGTTGGTTTTATGGGCTACTATGGCACAAATAAACTACATGCAGATTTTCTGACGGATACGTACATGGGCTATGCGCCCAACCAACCGTTTGTTTACGTAGATGCAAACAACTATAACACAAACCGCTTCACTAATTTTACCTCCAACCTACACTATGCAGGCAAGTTTGACACCCTGGGCACCACGCTCTCCGCAGATTTGGATTACGTGCGCATCACGAATAAAGGGTATGCAAACTTCTATAATTTTGAAGATTCGTTGTTAACTGACAGGCCAATCCGGGAGGACTTTTTGTATACCGAAACACCGGGCGGATTTGATATTTATTCCGGGAAGGTTGATTTTAGTAAGCCATTATCGAATGGCAGGAAAATAGAATTTGGAGCAAAAGCCAGTAAGGTTACCTCTGATAACGACTCTCGTTTTTACTTCAATAACGGCGACGCACCTGTGCTGGATACTACGCGAACGAACCACTTTATTTATGATGAAACTATACTTGCAGGTTATATCAACTGGAATAGTTTGTTAGGGAAAAACATAAAGCTACAGGCCGGTTTACGTGCAGAACAAACTATATCGGAAGGCGATTTACGCACTACTAATAAAGTGAAGAAAAGAAACTACCTGGATCTGTTTCCGAGCCTGTTCCTGCAACAGAGGGTAAACGATAACTATGAAATTAACTATAACTATAGCCGCCGGGTGCAGCGCCCGAACTATGGGCAGTTAAACCCGTTCTTTGCTTACCGTGATCCTTACACCTATTGGCTCGGTAACCCGGAGTTGCGTGCGCAGTATACCCATTCGATCGGCATTACGCAGGTGTTTAAGAAAACCTATAACCTGATACTCAATTACCAGTTGCACCAGGATGTAATAGCAGAAATACCGATCATTGAAACGGAGACGTCTACTACTATTTACACGGTAGGTAACGTTGACGACTCCCAGAGCCTGAGCGCAACAGCTATCGCCCCGATCAGGATTCATAAGAACTGGGATACGCAGAACACGTTTTCAGTTTCCTATAACGAGTACAGCGTACTGGTAAATAAGGAGCGGGTTGTAAACGACCGTGTATTTTACATGTTGCAATCTAACCACAACATTGCCTTGCCCTATAATTTTAAGATGGAGATGAACGGTACTTACCAGAGCAAAGGTGCCTACGCCTTGTATGTGGTAGAGCCGCGCTGGTGGCTGAATGCGGGGTTAAAGAAAAGCTTCCTGGAAGATAAACTGGAGGTGACCCTGAATGTGAATGATGTCTTTAAAACCCAGCGTCTGAAGCTTGCCACTAAAATCGGAGAAGGAAATGTGAACGATTTTGATCAGTATTTCAGGCAGCGCAACGTAGCCCTAACGCTTCGCTACAAGTTCAGCAAAGGACAAAAAGTGGAAGAGCGCCGTCGTAATAATTTAGAAGAGTTGAATCGCACAGGAGGTTAGATACTCTTCAGAAGACTTGATTTAAATGTGGAAGAGCCAGAAATGTGCTTCTCAAGGTAATCAGATCTCAGGTATGAACAGCTTCTTTCTCTTTCTGGAAAGGCTTATAAAATTTAAAGTTTACAAAAAAAAAACAGGATAATCACTTCCCCGCAGGAATCTGATTTTTGATCTAATTGAAGACAAAATGCAGTTGCCGCATGCCTGCGTTATTATGTATAAAGCAACAGGCGGAAGTTGGAGTTTAAAAGTTGCAACTATAGTTCAGCTGATCAACTATAGCAGATTACTTCTTAAACTAAAAGGCCATTTTACAAGCTTGTAAAATGGCCTTTTAGTTTACATTGGCACTGCCTGGTGCAGAATTACTAAATCAACTATGTTTTAACCGGAGCATCTGATTCGATCATTTGTTCGAGCAGTTGTTCTACTTTATCTGTTTCCACCACCAGGTGATCCAGTTGGCCTTGTTTGGCATTTGTGGCCTTTTTACCCTGTGCTTTGCAAATTATATATTCATAGTCCAGGTTCAGTTTTGTGGCAATATCAAAAAAAGGCTCAATTACGAATCCTTCGTTAAAGATTTCAACCAGTTTGGTGCCCGGTTGGCAGAAGAGCATACTTATTAAACCTGCACCCGTAGGAGACAGTACAATCTTTGCCTTTGAAAACAGTTTTATTTTATCTGAGATAGATAACTTGCTGGACAGGATAGTGTTAAAACCATATTGGCCGAGCACCTGCTGCAGCTCTCCCTCGTTAAGTATATTCCTGATTGACGAATCGCGTCTGCTGATAAATAAGTAAGGATCGACAGCCTCTTCAACTTGCTGTTGGTCATTTGCTGCTACCGGGAGGAAGGCATTACGGGTATAATCTATCAACCACTTTGGCACCAGTGAATGATTGCCTCTTGGTGCAGTAGAAGCAATAAGGCGGTCTGCTTTAATATGTGGATATTCTTCTCCTGTTATAATTTTATCTCTTGGGATGCCCAGTATTTCTAATGTCTCTGTCTGGTAGCTATAGCGCATACTTGGTACAAGAAACCAGTCCACTTCGTCATAAAGACCACTTTTCTGCAACAGGTGCAGGCGCGGTAGTACATCTAAGAACCAATGTCCGATATTATTTATACCTGCACCACCTGAAAGCATTGTGAACACTGTACCCTTAAAGTACACCGGTTCGGAGAACATTCGTTGTTTAAAGATGCTGTTGTATTCCTGTGGCGTTACTTTGCCATCACGCAGGCTGAGAGACACGTTATCGACTACTTTGTTGTCTTTAGTGATAATGGCTATACTGCTCTCATTATCTGTATGCAGACGCCCGTTCGGTATTTCCGCTACTACGTAGTCAGTAATAACGCTGCGCTCAGGCTTCCAGTACTCTGAGCAAGCCCGGTACAATTCCTCTGATATATCTAAAGTGGTGACATATTTTGGATAAATAATATGCGTTGACACTTCACTTTTTTCAGATTCTGAAATTGCATTTAAAGGAAGTAATAAAAGCACACCAGTAGGACGTAAATATGTACGTATTGGTAAAACTTTCTGTGTGACTTTTCTAAGGCGCTTAATTATTTTAAAAAGTAGTATGTTTAATTGCATAGAGGGAGTTTGCTTCAGTAACATTTAACTTTGCATCTTAAACGATATATATAGAGAGAAGTTAAAGTGTTTTGCTAAAAATGCGAGTTACTTCTGATTTTAAAATTTAGTAGCGCAATAACTGCCTTTTCTTTGTTGGTAGGGAGCGCCTAATTGCACTGCTTTTCCACTTCCTGTATCAGTTTAGCTATAAATTTCTGACACCTGAAACTACAGATCTTCACCCACTTAATTCCCATTGGTGACGGAGGCAGCTTCAGGAGCAGGCAAAAAGGTCTTAGTCAACTCAACCACCTGCACTCCGGATTAAGGCTGCCGGATAAGTTGCGGGCATCCAAGTGAGGCTGCCTGCCGTTATACTGTTCGTAAACAGGTATAAACTACAAGTGGCAGCGTGGAAAATAAGTAGATCTACCCACAGTCACTTCACTAAAAAGCAATCTTATGAAATGGCAAGGCAGAAGAAAAAGCAGCAATATTGAAGACCGTAGAGGGCAATCAGCAGGTGGTTTTGGAGGTGGCAGAGGCATCAGCCCATGTTGCTTGTACCTTTGTTCCGGCTCCTTTTTTCGAAAGTAGGGCTGATAATTGTGGCGGTGCTGGTAGTGGTGATGTTTTTGACAGGAACTAATCCCCTGGATTTATTGCAGCAGTTTGTAGGCGGTCAGCCGCAGTATGCACAGTCAAAAAACTACCAGCCAAGTCCGGAAGAGCAGGCGCTGGCCGACCAGACGGCTGTTGTGCTGGCAGATACAGAAGATGTTTGGAACAAGTTGCTGCAAGGGTACCGGGAGCCCACCCTGGTGCTGTTTTCGGATCAGGTAAACTCGGCTTGTGGACTTGCGTCTGCTGCTACAGGACCATTTTACTGTCCCGGCGATGAGAAACTGTATATTGACCTGGGCTTTTTTGGCGAGATGGAGCGCAAACTGGGTGCTGAAGGAGACTTTGCGCAGGCTTATGTGGTAGGACATGAGGTAGGCCACCATATTCAGAAACTAACAGGCACCATGGACCAGGTAAACGCCATGCGGGGCCAGTTATCCGAAACGGAATTTAACAAGCTCATGGTAAGGCTGGAGCTTCAAGCTGATTTCTACGCCGGTGTGTGGGCCAATCATACCCAAAGAGCAACCGGGTTCCTGGAGCCCGGCGACCTGGAAGAAGCCCTGAATGCAGCAAGTGCCATTGGCGATGACCGTCTTCAAAAGCAAGCTACAGGAAGAGTGGTACCAGACTCCTTCACCCATGGCACCTCTGCCCAGAGAGTGCGCTGGTTTAGAAAAGGCTTCGAGACAGGTGATGTGTCCCAGGGCGATACTTTTAATGCAACTGTGTTATAGTTCAGAAACAGTAATCTTGATACTTCAGCACATGGTTAGGCTTCAGCAGTAATTGCCGAAAGCCATGCTATCATACCGCTAATTGCCCTAATAATCGCTCACTTGAGAGGGTAAGAGTGGTGTTTATGGCAGGCAGCTACCATGTCTTCTACAGAAGTGGCCGGGCGCCTGCTGTGGCGCCCGGCTTCTGCCGGGCAGGAGGACTTCTGAAAGCCCTGCAGGTTAATACTGAAATAGCACGTTTGTCCCGTTGCGTATCCATTTTTCGAAGAATACATTGTCGTTAAACTCGCCTGAAATAAGCACGGAGTCTAATTCGGTTTCCGGGGTGCGGGTGCTCATAAAGCCCGGTAAAACGGTTTGGTTATTTGGTACCCAGTCCATCCCTTTTTTAAGAGCGATGCAAAGGTATTCGTGTGTTTCGGTGTCAACTAAGTATTTTCTGTTCATGGTGTATGTATTTGGTTTATAATTGATTAAAAGCAGCTATGTAACTGCGGCTACCATAAAAAAAGCCTTACAGAATGTAAGGCTTTTTTTGGTGAGCTATAGGTAAGACTAAGCGCGTTTTACGTTCACTGCATTTAAGCCTTTACGTCCTTCCTGCAGTTCAAAAAACACTTCGTCGTTTTCTCTGATCTCATCTACAAGGCCTGAAGCATGTACAAAGTAATCCTGATCTGAATTTGTTTCTTTAATGAAACCGAACCCTTTCAGGTCATTGTAGAATTTTACTGTTCCGTTATTCATATGGTGATTTTGTTATTATATACCTACTACATATTAAGAGGCATATGTATTTGTTATTATTT
This genomic interval carries:
- a CDS encoding outer membrane beta-barrel family protein translates to MKKRLLLLLGILCLFISTSTVGLAQVTTAGTGKISGVLMDSLTTKPVEFATIALLHSGSTQSVDVKLTDGQGRFAFVGLKTGSYDLVISFIGYKTKTIKQVTITEQKPEVTLPKISFSPAVTQLKEVNVQALRPTITQEADKMVVSIEGTALAAGKSAYDVLATSPGVFIDQEGNIQLNGRAGATVMIDGKLTYLSARDLRSMLESMAAENIKNIEIITNPSARYDAEGTSGILNINLKKNTLLGVNGSASAGANYNGKQLGYSTSAMVNYKAGQWNSFLNLDLARRVFGRDATFTRVFKGKENTTYFDQVAEGNGIVQGPPFVRLGTDYSLNEKHSVGFMGYYGTNKLHADFLTDTYMGYAPNQPFVYVDANNYNTNRFTNFTSNLHYAGKFDTLGTTLSADLDYVRITNKGYANFYNFEDSLLTDRPIREDFLYTETPGGFDIYSGKVDFSKPLSNGRKIEFGAKASKVTSDNDSRFYFNNGDAPVLDTTRTNHFIYDETILAGYINWNSLLGKNIKLQAGLRAEQTISEGDLRTTNKVKKRNYLDLFPSLFLQQRVNDNYEINYNYSRRVQRPNYGQLNPFFAYRDPYTYWLGNPELRAQYTHSIGITQVFKKTYNLILNYQLHQDVIAEIPIIETETSTTIYTVGNVDDSQSLSATAIAPIRIHKNWDTQNTFSVSYNEYSVLVNKERVVNDRVFYMLQSNHNIALPYNFKMEMNGTYQSKGAYALYVVEPRWWLNAGLKKSFLEDKLEVTLNVNDVFKTQRLKLATKIGEGNVNDFDQYFRQRNVALTLRYKFSKGQKVEERRRNNLEELNRTGG
- a CDS encoding LLM class flavin-dependent oxidoreductase, yielding MEFGITTFVENTPDPTTGKLLSPYERMSNLMEEIELADQVGLDVFAVGEHHRPDYIVSSPAVVLAAAAVKTKTIKLSSGVTVLSSDDPVRVFQDFAHVDLLSKGRAEIMAGRGSFIESFPLFGNDLKDYDTLFSEKLELLIQLNKSEKITWEGKHRPSIDNRGVYPRPYQKELPIWVAVGGTPQSVVRAATYGLPMALAIIGGEPARFVPFTNLYKETYKKAGHDPSKLQLAINSHGFIGDDSQKAAEEYYGPYAYVMSKLGRERGWSPMNREHYELMRSPEGSLFVGSPQQVIDKILYNHELFGNTRFLLHMSVGTLPHASVLRAIELLGTVVAPAVKKALEKAT
- a CDS encoding cold-shock protein, encoding MNNGTVKFYNDLKGFGFIKETNSDQDYFVHASGLVDEIRENDEVFFELQEGRKGLNAVNVKRA
- a CDS encoding glycosyltransferase family 61 protein, encoding MLLLLPLNAISESEKSEVSTHIIYPKYVTTLDISEELYRACSEYWKPERSVITDYVVAEIPNGRLHTDNESSIAIITKDNKVVDNVSLSLRDGKVTPQEYNSIFKQRMFSEPVYFKGTVFTMLSGGAGINNIGHWFLDVLPRLHLLQKSGLYDEVDWFLVPSMRYSYQTETLEILGIPRDKIITGEEYPHIKADRLIASTAPRGNHSLVPKWLIDYTRNAFLPVAANDQQQVEEAVDPYLFISRRDSSIRNILNEGELQQVLGQYGFNTILSSKLSISDKIKLFSKAKIVLSPTGAGLISMLFCQPGTKLVEIFNEGFVIEPFFDIATKLNLDYEYIICKAQGKKATNAKQGQLDHLVVETDKVEQLLEQMIESDAPVKT